The Silene latifolia isolate original U9 population chromosome 4, ASM4854445v1, whole genome shotgun sequence region ttcttcacaatttccatgaactttccaagttgatcatcaaatttgggcttggcttgacgacttggaaaaggaagtctaatcacaatgggctccttctccttggccttgtcttaatttttctttgaactttcttcttttgatgattctccatctttggagttttgcacaatttcttctttttcactagcttccacaacttcatcctcaacttgcttcttcggtgcttcataccttgtaccacttctcaagtgaatagcactaaccgtttcatgtctagggggattactttgaggtggtaattgccccttttgtctttgtgagcttgaagatgctagttgagtcaattgcgtttccaacatcttggtgtgagctagaatgttgttgatggtggtttcctttgcttggctatctttttgcatttgagtgaaaaattcttgttgattcttttgcatttggaggaccgctttttggacatcaaaaccttggtcattttggtgattgtatggattttgattttggtaaccttggttttgattgtaaaagggtctttgattttggtttctcatgggtggtggagtgtatgttgtttgagggttttgaacattttggcttttgtatgagagatttggatggaatttggtgttttcattgtaaaagttggaataaggggtaccactcttgtatgcttggaaagcattcacttgttcatttgttcccctacattcaccttggtcatgtcccaaagttccacaattctcacatatcccacttgggattgatgaggatgccgtcatggcattaacatgatgctttgatgattttgagttttcctcaagtctagccatagcttgttcaaacttcaagttgattgtgtcaatgtgagcactaagttgagcacccaattgagtaacggagtccacttcatgctttcctcctctagtagccttgcgaggtctactatattgtgagttatggaccgccatttcctcaattttgttccatgtttgattgtcatcaacttcggtgaacattccatttgatcccatattgagaatgttcctagaatcttcatataaaccattccaaaattgttgtaccaaaaaccattcgctaagtccatggtgaggacatgagcgacaaattcctttgaaccgctctcaagcttcatacaaagattcttcatccctttgcttaaaacccgtaatttgagctcttagcatgttagtcttttccggtgggtagaattttttgtagaaagctagagccaacttcttccaagaatctattccgagggtggccttatcaaggcccttcaaccattgcttcgcggtgccgattaaagagaaaggaaataagacccatctaatttggtctttagtcacgcccgtttgagagattgcatcacaatagtcgcaaaaggtttccatatgagaatgagggtcttcactaggcattcccccaaattggctcctctcaactaattggatgaaggtggacttggcaataaaatttccggttagatgttgcggtgtaggagtaccatttggtagattctcctcggtgggtacggagtgtgacgagaatttaggcattgtaggtggattttgtggggtattgtgtaatgggttctcttctccttctattgcgaaaggattaacaaactcactagtgggttgaacaacttcactaatacctcttaaattcctcctaacaagtctcctattgttcgtcaaggttctttcgatttcacggtcaaaaggcaacaaatcaccttgtaaccttctagacatgcaaaatatcaaacaactcgaaaacaattagaacaaaccttgaggagttttacttccccaaggcgaagaaagacacaactaataacaataaaaagaaatctaaatcaaacaaacaccgtccccggcaacggcgccatttttgatgcggaACCGcttagtgttcacaaattaagatgtggtcgttgggtcacggtcgaatcaaaacacaatttatagcttcacaaacaactctacaattagtaaagaggcaagtaaaggtcggatcccaagggacgggagttgaaatgagatttctattgaaactagtgatgtcttaggggtgtcacaaattgggttgatgtagaaggtcactaaactaaaatagcaatgaaaataaacaagcaagatgaattaaaggggtgtagacaattgattaaagacactagggtgtcatgggatcataggggaatcatgggatatgatcatacaaacatgttctcaaattataagcaagcaattattgttgtgatggattgagttgggttatatcttacaatcctaggaaagtttgggtcccggagccgaatcgattagattgtacaacacctacaagtcgacttaatcttccctactcaacaacatgcatggtctaatgagactcgagttgggttatgtcttacaagtctcattgaaaagatagaagatgatagtaaatgcaaggattcataggcttagcatttcatcaaatataacatgtgcatgagttgagatcaaaacaagcaagcaaataaaacatgaaagcatattaatttaagcatgaatcattccccatgttggtttcccctaatcacccattaaccctagctaagagactactcactcatcatcatattgaacatgctagcaaggttgtcaatcatactaacaatatgaaacatgatgaacaattaAAAGTAatttagcaataattaaaaagggattaagagattatacctactaatgattccaataacaaagcaagaataatagaagtacttgatgtttgattgagaggttgtcaatctcccaataataacccaaataatcttcaattacccaaaataaaggatgaacaagagagagattaaagaactaaaacttggattaaagcttgattaatacttgattacaatattaaagagagatttgattgatattaactacactaattattgataagaagaacatgctcctctaattagactaatggggtatttatagcggaaattagggaggatgcattagggttaactaagggctaaactagtaattacactttttagattgagcaaggaggagccggtattttttgagagaagggcttctttcttcgtagcttggagaagacgatccgtgctggagccgaatccgtgcggaataaggtcgggacgggcggattctggcgttggaatccgagcggattcaagggaatccggtcggattgtggaggtggaatccgagcggaatagagcaaagccgctcggattgtgcagctgcgggacggacggattggtgacaatccgctcggattgtcactcagcaacatatcttcttcttttcttcccttttcttcataaattccttggggatttccttggggactcaaggatcctttctcaacattgctcttctactataatatgtacaaaggccttctaatcttgtatctccttgatgcttggtcattgaattcgatcaatttagtcttgttttgccatgaaaatgcaagattcttactcctttcctaccaagggatcaaaatctcaaagaatatgcaaaacaaagaactaaagataagaaatgacccaaatatgcactaaaaagcatggggacaaggctaattcgggggctaaatatgcgctaattatggtcacatcatcatGTAAGACATCAAGTGGGACTCGAGAACCAGCTCTAGATAGACGATGAAGGGAACAACTACATAAGAGACCATGTGATGTAGTCAAGACACAACCGCAATCAACTGTCAAATGGTCTTCCGTCATCTACGCGCCTCTTTGGAATTCTTCTCGTAATGATACGAGAGAATTCTTAAAAAGCTTACAAGCTAATCTGGAGAATAACCCAACAAGCCTCGTCAACCGTTTCGATCTAGATAACTCTAATAAGTGTCGGATCTCCACGTGTTGCGTTTCCATCAACGAATGAAAACGGACCCATATGCTATCAAGTGCCAGTTTCGCGCTATTCAACCATTTCTTCAAAATTGCATGTGCCGACTCAACTCGGGATGTAGATGTATTTCCAAAATGGGTTAATTTGTTTGTTCGGTACTTGGCCCATTTTTCAACGTGCGGGAACCATGTACTATGAATATAAGCTGCTACTGGTGGCCATTGCTTTGCCAATTTTTCCCACGCGACATCAAACTCGGCTCGGGTCCCCGCCTGTACAACCACTCCAAACAACCTTGAAGAAATGAATATAGCCCAATTACTATCCCGAGTGACGACATCAAGTACTATCGCCTCTACGGCAGCATATATATGCCAAAGACATAGCAAATGGGAGGAATTCGGAAAAACATTGGGAATCGCCTTCGTCAACCCTCTTTCGAAATCTGTAACAATGACATTAGGCTGAACGTCGTCATTGAGAAGGGCCTTCAGATGCCGTAAGGCCCAAGCATAACCGTCCTCGGACTCGTACTTCACAAAAGCATATGCGATCAGAAAGGTCTTTCCAACGGGTGTGACCCCAACCATCTCAACAAGCGGAAGACCGTGTTTGTTGGTCTTATACGTGGATACCATGATGACCACATAGTAGTATGATCGAAACATCTTAACGGCTTCCGGATGAGCCATGAACATGTGGGTTAGCTGATTAGTCGACTGATCGGTAACCCAAAAGTGCACATATCTATGTTGAACCGCAAGTGCTAACATTTGTTGTGCCGGGTTTCTTCCTTCTCTTTCGTCGGCCCTCACTTTTTGAGCCCGGTTGTAGATTTGTCGTCTTGCGGGTCGTGGTTTTTCTTGATTCCGCTTATGTAATCCCGCACTAATCAGAGTCGGTGGTATATGAGCTCTAACTTGGGCATCGATAAACGCCAACTCATCATCATCAAGC contains the following coding sequences:
- the LOC141651585 gene encoding protein FAR-RED IMPAIRED RESPONSE 1-like, which encodes MSDNNVNNDQASNEFAGDYYDDFGSNGVDYTEHFITNRVFTSSKEGFNWAYQIALGHGFGIKRASNKRRGQKTDLRVDYFVCRRGGRRPNNDDGGALMRANTTFQWCDCKFKMKIVEVQAAPPQWLLYMRFGVHNHALVKYGDSDRYYAKLDDDELAFIDAQVRAHIPPTLISAGLHKRNQEKPRPARRQIYNRAQKVRADEREGRNPAQQMLALAVQHRYVHFWVTDQSTNQLTHMFMAHPEAVKMFRSYYYVVIMVSTYKTNKHGLPLVEMVGVTPVGKTFLIAYAFVKYESEDGYAWALRHLKALLNDDVQPNVIVTDFERGLTKAIPNVFPNSSHLLCLWHIYAAVEAIVLDVVTRDSNWAIFISSRLFGVVVQAGTRAEFDVAWEKLAKQWPPVAAYIHSTWFPHVEKWAKYRTNKLTHFGNTSTSRVESAHAILKKWLNSAKLALDSIWVRFHSLMETQHVEIRHLLELSRSKRLTRLVGLFSRLACKLFKNSLVSLREEFQRGA